In the Hordeum vulgare subsp. vulgare chromosome 7H, MorexV3_pseudomolecules_assembly, whole genome shotgun sequence genome, one interval contains:
- the LOC123413472 gene encoding uncharacterized protein LOC123413472 has translation MELELPNTPYTINAWSKTHVDVVAEMDMLEHDPPSFGNFQDKLKATTVISKFASGVGTLFNQFASGVDTLLTELVQGLTTPATRNTTTSRIKRGTEERESDDTSSEDSAESDNDTNEDNVDMERDKKKRVTR, from the exons ATGGAGCTTGAGTTACCCAACACCCCGTACACAATTAATGCATGGTCCAAGACACATGTCGATGTTGTCGCTGAGATGGACATGCTGGAGCATGATCCACCCAGTTTTGGCAACTTTCAG GATAAGCTTAAAGCTACCACAGTTATCAGCAAGTTTGCATCAGGGGTTGGCACATTGTTTAATCAGTTTGCATCAGGGGTTGACACACTCCTTACAGAGCTCGTGCAGGGACTGACGACACCCGCAACCAGAAATACAACTACAAGTAGAATAAAAAGGGGCACCGAGGAAAGAGAAAGTGATGATACATCGTCCGAAGATTCAGCAGAATCTGACAATGACACAAATGAGGACAACGTGGATATGGAACGTGACAAAAAGAAGAGGGTGACAAGGTAA